The following DNA comes from Fusobacterium sp. DD2.
GAAAAAAAGAGTACTGAAGAGTATTCCACATTTCCAGGAGTATAAATATATTGAATATCTTGGTGAGAAACCAAATTTTGATAAATTTGTAAAAGAAAATAATATTTCATTGATAATTTTATGCAAACCTAAGATGTCATCTGAAGAGATAAATGATATTTTACAACTTAAACTTAGTGGAGTAGAAGTTAAAAGTTACTTTGACTATATGATTGAAAATGAAGGTAAGGTTGAAGTTGAGTTTATAGATGAAGAGTGGCTTCTACAGGCATATGGATTTAAAATATTAAGAAGTCAGATGAGAAATAGAATTAAAAGATTATTTGACCTTTCAATGGCAGTGATAATAGGAACTATGACTCTTCCTATAATGGCTATTTCAGCAATAATAGTAAAATTAGAAAGCCCTGGACCTGTTATATACAGTCAGGCAAGAGTTGGAGAAAAAGGAAGAGAGTTTTTTGTTCATAAATTTAGAAGTATGAGAAATGATGCTGAAAAAGATGGAGCTAAATGGGCTCAGGAAAATGACCCAAGAGTAACTAAATTTGGAAATTTTATGAGAAAGACAAGAATTGATGAGCTGCCTCAGATTTTAAATGTATTAAAAGGTGAGATGAGTTTTATAGGTCCAAGACCAGAAAGAAGAGTTTTCATAAATGAGCTTGAAAAAGAGATACCATACTACAATTTGAGACATATGGTAAAACCAGGGCTTACAGGTTGGGCTCAGGTAATGTATCCATATGGAGCA
Coding sequences within:
- a CDS encoding exopolysaccharide biosynthesis polyprenyl glycosylphosphotransferase — encoded protein: MEQDKETILNIIYVIILGIVFYICKYIYIPGPLFTIYSLAGFLIMVLGAYITDNMKFQRYKYKIRNYMLVVILDILCFGIWFVYTLELTLIPFMTTFIALQVLITVLISVAVFKIRYVTIYGKGEMKKRVLKSIPHFQEYKYIEYLGEKPNFDKFVKENNISLIILCKPKMSSEEINDILQLKLSGVEVKSYFDYMIENEGKVEVEFIDEEWLLQAYGFKILRSQMRNRIKRLFDLSMAVIIGTMTLPIMAISAIIVKLESPGPVIYSQARVGEKGREFFVHKFRSMRNDAEKDGAKWAQENDPRVTKFGNFMRKTRIDELPQILNVLKGEMSFIGPRPERRVFINELEKEIPYYNLRHMVKPGLTGWAQVMYPYGASVEDAKRKLEYDLYYIKNYSLYLDMVIMFMTLKTVLFGKGR